TCAGGCCTGAAAGTTTTCTCAGCTATTTTGCTGAAAGAAGCTGCCGAGCGTGTTAAAGAAGTTTTAGCGAATTAATAACTCGTTAATCAATGAATATAAAGGGGACGCTTGTCCCCTTTTTTATTGTTCAAAAAACCTAAACTAATTTTCCATATTGTGCGTTTAAACATTCATTGTCTGCTGATTGTCAGAAGATAATTAATAATTACATGTTTAAACATCTATTTATATCTTTGTTCTGTTAATCGATAAGTAAATAAAAATTTAAATCACATACAATCATGGCAACTACAGTTTGGACATTAGATCCTACCCACTCAGAAGTACAGTTTAAAGTTAAACACCTGGTAATTTCAACTGTAACAGGTTCATTCAAGAATTTTGAAGGTACCTTAACTACCGAAGGCGATGATATTGCTAACGGTACGGTTGAATTTTCATTAGACGTTAACTCAATTGACACCAACCAGGAGCAACGCGATGGTCACCTTAAAAGCGCTGACTTTTTTGATGCCGAGCAATATCCTAAAATCACTTTCAAATCAACCAGCTTAACCGCAAAGGGTGATGACGAGTATGTGGCCGTAGGCGACCTGACCGTTAAAGGCATTACTAAACCGGTAACCCTTAATGTAGAGTTCGGTGGCTCGGCTGACGACTTTTATGGAAATACTAAAGCCGGTTTTGAAGTAACTGGTAAAATAAGCCGTAAAGAATTTGGCTTAACCTGGGAAGGTGTAACCGAAGCCGGTTCAATTGTTGTTGGCGACGACATTAAACTGATAGCCAACGTACAGTTTGCAAAACAGAAATAATTTTTTCCGTACTGATATATATTTGAGCCACCTGCTTTGCAGGTGGCTCTTTTGTTTTTAAAACCTTTTAAGCTATATATTTGCTTTATCTAATATGTTAATTAAAATATACCCCGAAAACCCGAACGAAAAAACCATTGAGCAGGCGGTGCAGGTGCTACGTAAAGGGGGCATCATCATCTACCCTACTGATACGGTTTATGGCTTGGGTTGCGATATCACCAATCATAAAGCTATTGAGCGCATTGCCCGTTTGCGCAATATAAAGCCCGAAAAGGCTAACTTTTCTTTCATTTGCTATGATCTGAGCCATATATCCGACTATATAAAACCAATCGACAATACCACGTTCCGGGTATTGAAAAAGGCGCTGCCGGGCCCGTTCACCTTTATTTTTAACGCGAGCCATGCCGTACCTAAGTTGCTAAGCTCCAACAAAAAAACGGTAGGTATACGCGTGCCGGATAACAGCATTGCCCGTGAAATTGTGCGGGTGTTGGGCAATCCCATCCTGTCGACCTCTATTAAGGATGAGGACGAGATCATGGAATACTCTACCGATCCGGAGTTGATCCACGAGAAATACGAGGATCTGGTTGACCTGGTGATCGACGGTGGCTACGGTGGCAACCTGGCATCAACGGTGATAGACTGCACCTCAGGCGACTTTGAAGTGATCCGCGAAGGTAAAGGCGACCTCGAGCTATATCTATGATTTCGGCCGGATGTTATCTATAAACCCGGGAATGGTTTGCAGGTAATTATCCGTAGCCAAATGCTTAACAAACGCGCTGCCTACAATTGCGCCATTGGCATACTCGCAAGCTTTGGTGTAGGATGCATTGTTTGATATACCGAAGCCAATAATGGTCGGGTTGGCGAGCTCCATCTCCTTGATGCGTTTATAATAATCCTCGATAGATGTTGATACATTTAACGTACTGCCCGTTATGGAAGATGACGACAGCAGGTAAATAAAACTATTGCTCAGCCCGTCTATCTTGCGGATGCGCTCCTCGCTGGTATTGGGCGTCACCAGGAATATATTGCTGAGGTTGTTTTGTTTGAACGTGTCGGCATAAAGCTTTTCGTATTCGTAAATAGGTAGGTCGGGGACGATCACGCCGTCCACCCCTACTTCGGCGGCTTTCTGGCAAAAACGCTCGATGCCATATTGCACTATCGGGTTAATGTAGCCCATTAATAAAACCGGGATATTTACACGTTCGCGCAGTTGCGTTAACTGCTTAAATAACACATTCAGCGTCATGCCGTTCTCCAGCGCTTTTTCTGAACTTTTCTGAATGGTCGGCCCATCCGCCACCGGGTCAGAGTAAGGGAAACCGATCTCCAGGAAATCCGCCCCGGCGTTTTCCAATGCCTCAGCAATATCAAGCGTGGTGTTTAGTTCAGGGTAACCCGCAGTAAAATAGATAGACAGCAGGTTGCTTTTTTTATTCGCGAAAAGAGTTTGTAAACGGTTCATGTTTTTAGTTGATGGTTGATAGTTCATAGATCATGGTCGCTTATGCTATAATCTATGAACCATCAACTATAAGCTGATCAATTAATATCCAAAGTGCTTTATATACGTATCCAGATCTTTATCACCACGGCCTGACAGGCAGATCACTACGTTATCGCCGGGGTTAAAGGTCATTTTTTCGAGGTGCGCCAACGCATGAGCGCTTTCAATTGCCGGGATGATCCCTTCTAACTGGCAGGCTAACAAACCGGCGTTCAATGCTTCATCATCCGTAGCGCTTACGTATTCGGCACGGTTTACTTTAAACAAGTGAGCGTGCTGCGGGCCAATGCCAGGGTAATCCAACCCTGCCGAAATGGAATAAGGTTCAACCACCTGCCCGTCCTCGGTTTGCATTAAAATGGTACGGGTACCATGCAATACCCCCTCTTTACCTAACGATGTAGTAGCAGCCGAGTGACCGGTTTCAACCCCCTTGCCCGCTGCCTCAACAGCTATCAGCCTCACCGATTCATCATCCAGAAAATTGTAGAACATACCGATAGCATTGCTGCCGCCGCCTACGCAGGCCAGCACATATTGCGGCAGTTCGTTGCCGGTTTGCTCCAGCAACTGTTTTTTTGTTTCATAAGATATAATAGACTGGAATTTGGCTACCATTTCCGGGTATGGATATGGCCCTACTGCGGAGCCGATGATGTAGTGCGTATCTTCCGGGTTGCCTATCCAGTCGCGCAAGGCTTCATTGGTGGCATCTTTTAAAGTTTTACTGCCCGATGTGGCAGGTACAACCTTAGCACCCAGCATCTTCATGCGGGCAACGTTTGGTGCCTGGCGTTCCATATCAATCTCGCCCATGTATACTACACACTCAAGCCCTTTTAAAGCGCAAACGGTAGCCGTTGCAACACCATGCTGCCCCGCACCTGTTTCCGCGATAATACGCTTTTTGCCCAGGCGTTCGGCAAGCAATATTTGCCCTATGGCATTGTTTATTTTATGTGAGCCGGTATGGTTCAGATCCTCGCGCTTGAAGAATATATTGGCACCATATTTTTCTGAATAGCGTTTGGCATGGTACAGCGGCGAAGGGCGGCCAACGTAATCTTTTAGTAACTGGTCATACTCAGCCTTAAAGTCGTCATCATCCAGTACTTTTAAGTACTGCGCGCGCAACGCCTCTATGTTAGGGTACAGCATTTCGGGAATGTAAGCTCCGCCAAAATCGCCGTAATATCCATGTTCATCAACTCCGTATTTCATGTGCATTATAGTTGCTTAATTATTTCAAAAGCTTGTTTCAGCTTACTTATATCTTTATTACCCGGCGATAGTTCAAACCGGCTGTTCAGGTCAAGTCCCGCTAACTGCGGATGTTTGACTGTTTT
This Mucilaginibacter defluvii DNA region includes the following protein-coding sequences:
- the trpB gene encoding tryptophan synthase subunit beta; its protein translation is MKYGVDEHGYYGDFGGAYIPEMLYPNIEALRAQYLKVLDDDDFKAEYDQLLKDYVGRPSPLYHAKRYSEKYGANIFFKREDLNHTGSHKINNAIGQILLAERLGKKRIIAETGAGQHGVATATVCALKGLECVVYMGEIDMERQAPNVARMKMLGAKVVPATSGSKTLKDATNEALRDWIGNPEDTHYIIGSAVGPYPYPEMVAKFQSIISYETKKQLLEQTGNELPQYVLACVGGGSNAIGMFYNFLDDESVRLIAVEAAGKGVETGHSAATTSLGKEGVLHGTRTILMQTEDGQVVEPYSISAGLDYPGIGPQHAHLFKVNRAEYVSATDDEALNAGLLACQLEGIIPAIESAHALAHLEKMTFNPGDNVVICLSGRGDKDLDTYIKHFGY
- a CDS encoding L-threonylcarbamoyladenylate synthase yields the protein MLIKIYPENPNEKTIEQAVQVLRKGGIIIYPTDTVYGLGCDITNHKAIERIARLRNIKPEKANFSFICYDLSHISDYIKPIDNTTFRVLKKALPGPFTFIFNASHAVPKLLSSNKKTVGIRVPDNSIAREIVRVLGNPILSTSIKDEDEIMEYSTDPELIHEKYEDLVDLVIDGGYGGNLASTVIDCTSGDFEVIREGKGDLELYL
- a CDS encoding YceI family protein gives rise to the protein MATTVWTLDPTHSEVQFKVKHLVISTVTGSFKNFEGTLTTEGDDIANGTVEFSLDVNSIDTNQEQRDGHLKSADFFDAEQYPKITFKSTSLTAKGDDEYVAVGDLTVKGITKPVTLNVEFGGSADDFYGNTKAGFEVTGKISRKEFGLTWEGVTEAGSIVVGDDIKLIANVQFAKQK
- the trpA gene encoding tryptophan synthase subunit alpha, with the protein product MNRLQTLFANKKSNLLSIYFTAGYPELNTTLDIAEALENAGADFLEIGFPYSDPVADGPTIQKSSEKALENGMTLNVLFKQLTQLRERVNIPVLLMGYINPIVQYGIERFCQKAAEVGVDGVIVPDLPIYEYEKLYADTFKQNNLSNIFLVTPNTSEERIRKIDGLSNSFIYLLSSSSITGSTLNVSTSIEDYYKRIKEMELANPTIIGFGISNNASYTKACEYANGAIVGSAFVKHLATDNYLQTIPGFIDNIRPKS